The proteins below are encoded in one region of Clostridium pasteurianum DSM 525 = ATCC 6013:
- a CDS encoding DNA topoisomerase IV subunit A, which translates to MARKIDIPKDNNIINVPIEEAMPDNYLPYAVEVARDRALPDVRDGLKPVHRRILYGAYMMKAFPDKPYYKSARIVGDILGKYHPHGDTSVYDAMVILAQNFTTRYPLIDGHGNWGSQDGDNAAAMRYTEARLTPNALEMLRDMDKDVVNMVENYSASELEPEVLPARYPNLLVNGAFGIAVGLATNIPPHNLKEVIDATLLYIDNNEVTTKELMEHIKGPDLPTGGIIIGKESMLSAYESGEGKVTLRAKTSIEQLENGRCGIIITEFPYRRNKAKLLQSISEMTGNKKHQKVLEGIVDIRDESDRSGIRAVIEFKKSMSKEEVEKVLKYLFKKTELQCNISFNMVALAGGKPLTMGLKTILKYYVNHQKDVIKRRTKRELEIAEKRFHIVQGFIRAIDIMDDIIATIRASKSKKDSIDNLVKKFQFTEIQAQAIVELMLYRLTGLEIKTFEREYRELEKTIKKLKNILEKERELLKVIKTEMKAIREKYGDERRTEIIENEEEAKIDLEDLIIVEDTVVTLSKEGYIKRIAQKTYARSNTNVEDIEYREGDCNRFLFNSNTTHTIMFFTDQGNMYQLKGISVPEYKWKEKGEKLDSIIRGLNLDKENIINVFSIENINSQKDMIFITDRGYIKKTALHKFDSNYSKIMALKMKGNEKLIFAELVDKSREEKFLKIETELNFKFTIEEPVIEESERNSLGNKLFNLSDKDSIISVHFSNEHNFSSFKVAVNSVGNIKINEKSNSNIKECNTDSESTLLFFTNRGKLLYVPAFLLQNIDKEGINIDKVNGDFEEGSEKILNVISVKDFKENIDTYFFTGNGLIKKTALEDFKTENSSTVVYKFRGDDILVNVEFMDKEKDNDIIIITLKGMGIRFSSQNISHMGRIASGVTGISLEEEDEVLKGFLCNEVYKCVEIKSKNKEKKIIPLEDFKIQNRAGRGKNIMLVLMGDYIKEIKVKRRG; encoded by the coding sequence GTGGCTAGAAAAATAGATATACCGAAAGATAATAACATAATTAATGTTCCAATAGAAGAGGCTATGCCCGATAATTATTTACCTTATGCGGTGGAAGTGGCAAGAGATAGAGCACTTCCGGATGTACGGGATGGATTAAAACCCGTTCATAGAAGAATTTTATACGGCGCCTATATGATGAAGGCATTTCCTGATAAACCTTACTATAAATCTGCAAGAATAGTAGGAGATATTCTTGGAAAATATCATCCTCACGGAGATACTTCTGTATATGATGCCATGGTAATACTTGCTCAAAATTTTACCACTAGATATCCACTTATAGATGGACATGGAAACTGGGGAAGTCAGGATGGAGACAATGCTGCTGCCATGCGTTATACAGAAGCAAGACTTACACCAAATGCTCTAGAGATGCTTAGAGATATGGATAAAGATGTAGTAAATATGGTGGAAAACTATTCCGCTTCAGAACTTGAACCGGAAGTGCTGCCTGCAAGATATCCAAATCTTTTAGTAAATGGAGCCTTTGGTATTGCAGTAGGTCTTGCCACTAATATACCACCTCATAATTTGAAAGAAGTTATAGATGCAACTCTTTTATATATAGATAATAATGAAGTTACCACAAAAGAACTTATGGAACATATAAAGGGACCAGATCTTCCTACAGGAGGCATTATAATAGGTAAGGAATCTATGTTATCTGCCTACGAATCTGGTGAAGGTAAAGTTACTTTGAGGGCAAAAACCAGTATAGAACAATTGGAAAACGGAAGATGTGGAATTATTATAACAGAATTTCCATATAGAAGGAATAAAGCTAAACTATTGCAGAGCATCTCTGAGATGACGGGGAATAAAAAACATCAAAAAGTATTGGAAGGCATTGTAGATATAAGAGATGAATCTGACAGATCCGGTATAAGGGCTGTTATAGAATTTAAAAAGAGTATGTCTAAAGAAGAAGTGGAGAAGGTTTTAAAATATCTCTTCAAAAAGACAGAACTGCAGTGTAATATAAGTTTTAATATGGTGGCACTTGCTGGTGGTAAACCTCTAACCATGGGACTTAAAACTATTCTGAAGTACTATGTAAATCATCAAAAGGATGTAATTAAAAGAAGAACAAAAAGAGAACTGGAAATAGCAGAAAAAAGATTCCATATAGTACAGGGGTTTATAAGGGCCATAGACATAATGGATGATATAATTGCCACTATAAGGGCATCAAAATCAAAAAAAGATTCTATAGATAATCTTGTGAAAAAATTTCAGTTTACAGAAATTCAGGCCCAGGCTATAGTAGAACTTATGTTATATAGACTTACAGGCCTTGAAATAAAGACTTTTGAAAGAGAATATAGAGAATTGGAGAAGACAATTAAGAAACTGAAAAATATTCTTGAAAAGGAAAGAGAATTATTAAAGGTTATAAAGACAGAGATGAAAGCTATAAGAGAAAAATATGGGGATGAAAGACGTACAGAGATAATTGAGAATGAGGAAGAGGCAAAAATTGACCTAGAAGATCTTATAATTGTGGAGGATACTGTAGTTACTCTGTCTAAAGAAGGCTATATAAAGAGAATAGCTCAAAAAACCTATGCTAGATCCAATACCAATGTAGAAGATATAGAGTATAGAGAAGGAGATTGTAATAGGTTTTTATTCAATTCCAATACCACCCATACAATTATGTTTTTTACGGACCAAGGGAATATGTATCAGCTAAAGGGGATTTCTGTTCCAGAATATAAGTGGAAAGAAAAAGGAGAAAAATTGGATTCAATTATAAGAGGGCTGAATTTAGATAAAGAAAATATAATAAATGTATTTTCCATAGAAAACATTAATTCTCAAAAGGATATGATATTTATAACAGACAGAGGCTACATAAAAAAGACGGCTCTACATAAATTTGATTCTAATTACAGTAAAATTATGGCTTTAAAAATGAAAGGCAATGAAAAGCTTATCTTTGCTGAATTAGTAGATAAAAGCAGAGAAGAAAAATTCCTTAAAATTGAAACTGAATTAAATTTCAAATTTACTATAGAGGAGCCTGTAATTGAAGAATCAGAGAGGAACAGTCTTGGAAACAAATTGTTTAATCTCTCAGATAAGGATAGTATTATCAGTGTACATTTCAGCAATGAACATAATTTCAGCAGCTTTAAGGTAGCTGTAAACAGTGTTGGAAATATAAAAATAAACGAAAAAAGCAATTCAAATATAAAAGAATGTAATACGGATTCAGAAAGTACTCTCTTGTTCTTTACCAATAGAGGAAAGCTGTTGTATGTACCGGCTTTCTTGCTTCAAAATATAGATAAAGAAGGCATAAATATAGATAAAGTCAATGGAGATTTTGAGGAAGGTTCTGAAAAAATATTAAATGTAATTTCCGTAAAAGATTTTAAAGAGAATATAGATACATATTTCTTTACAGGAAATGGATTGATAAAGAAAACTGCTTTAGAAGACTTTAAAACGGAGAATAGCAGTACTGTGGTCTATAAATTCCGAGGTGATGACATCCTGGTAAATGTTGAATTTATGGATAAAGAAAAGGATAATGATATTATAATAATTACTTTAAAAGGTATGGGTATAAGATTTTCTTCTCAGAATATAAGCCATATGGGGAGAATTGCATCAGGAGTAACTGGTATAAGTCTTGAGGAAGAAGATGAGGTACTAAAGGGATTTTTATGTAACGAAGTTTATAAATGTGTTGAAATAAAATCTAAAAATAAGGAAAAAAAGATTATACCTTTAGAAGATTTTAAAATTCAAAATAGAGCAGGAAGAGGCAAAAATATAATGCTCGTACTTATGGGTGATTATATAAAAGAAATAAAGGTAAAAAGGAGAGGTTGA
- a CDS encoding flavodoxin → MKKIAVIYWSNMGNVEVLANHIAEGAKKAGAEVDLKLVSDIKPAEITKYDAVALGSPSMDNNKIEQQEMEPFIKEIRILAPNNMPVVLFGSYGWDNGKFMEDWIIRMTDEKFNVKGSLAVKEAPTAEELSKAEELGKLLAL, encoded by the coding sequence GTGAAAAAAATTGCTGTAATATACTGGAGTAATATGGGAAATGTTGAGGTGTTAGCTAACCATATTGCAGAAGGAGCTAAAAAAGCAGGTGCGGAAGTAGACTTAAAATTAGTTAGTGACATAAAGCCAGCAGAGATAACTAAATATGATGCTGTTGCTTTAGGAAGCCCATCCATGGATAATAATAAAATAGAACAACAGGAGATGGAACCATTCATAAAAGAAATAAGAATTCTTGCACCTAACAATATGCCAGTTGTATTATTTGGATCTTATGGCTGGGATAATGGTAAATTCATGGAAGATTGGATAATAAGAATGACAGATGAAAAATTTAATGTAAAGGGCAGTCTTGCAGTAAAAGAAGCTCCTACAGCTGAAGAACTTAGCAAAGCAGAAGAACTTGGTAAGTTATTAGCTTTATAA
- a CDS encoding MBL fold metallo-hydrolase RNA specificity domain-containing protein: MELEFYGAAGCVTGSCHILRVSNKTILLDCGLYQGKDEKEIGNDGFNFDPKKVDYVILSHAHIDHSGRIPLLYKKGFKGQVFCTNATRDLCSAMLVDSGYIQEMEVEWKNKKRRRRGLDAIEPLYTANMARLSMYLFTGIPYGTTIEIFDGFKIRFRDSGHLLGSAFVELFIREEEKDEVKIVYTGDVGNVNIPIMRDPTILDYADYLIMETTYGNRLHDNLNSQLHRLTDIIKETFARGGNVIIPSFAVGRVQEILYELSKLRRNRELNNLMIFVDSPLAAESTRIFEKYSECFDEEAKRDFASGYNPLRFEGVIFTNSIEDSSKINKIQSGAVIISASGMCEAGRIKHHLKHNLWRKECSIVFVGYQAEGTLGGNILSGAKKVKIFGEEIAVNASIYDIEELSGHADRNGLIKWMESFSKKPEEIFLVHGEKEAAESFSNFAKEKGYNTKIMKSGDIIHINEGISRKKINSNSNLKNQLIKLLDSIDNIDEINKELLIGKIKDVIKKFR, from the coding sequence ATGGAATTAGAATTTTATGGTGCGGCTGGATGCGTTACAGGTTCCTGCCATATTTTAAGAGTAAGTAATAAGACTATACTGCTGGATTGTGGACTATATCAGGGAAAGGACGAAAAAGAAATAGGAAACGATGGATTTAATTTTGATCCTAAAAAAGTAGATTACGTAATATTATCACATGCCCATATTGATCATAGTGGAAGAATACCTTTGTTATATAAAAAAGGATTTAAAGGACAAGTGTTTTGTACTAATGCTACCAGAGATCTATGTAGTGCTATGCTTGTAGATAGTGGATATATTCAGGAAATGGAAGTTGAGTGGAAAAATAAAAAGAGAAGAAGACGTGGATTGGATGCAATAGAGCCTTTATATACTGCTAATATGGCAAGACTTTCAATGTATCTATTTACAGGCATACCTTACGGTACAACTATTGAAATCTTTGATGGATTTAAAATTAGATTTAGGGATTCAGGACATCTCTTGGGATCTGCTTTTGTAGAACTATTTATAAGGGAAGAAGAAAAGGATGAAGTAAAAATAGTATATACTGGAGATGTAGGCAATGTAAATATTCCTATTATGAGAGATCCTACAATATTGGACTACGCTGATTATCTCATAATGGAAACTACCTATGGAAATAGATTGCATGATAATTTAAACAGTCAATTACACAGATTGACGGATATAATAAAAGAAACTTTTGCAAGAGGTGGAAACGTTATTATACCTTCCTTTGCTGTAGGCAGGGTACAGGAAATTTTATATGAGCTCAGTAAACTGAGAAGAAATAGAGAATTAAATAATTTAATGATTTTTGTGGACAGCCCTCTTGCTGCTGAATCCACCAGAATATTTGAAAAATACAGTGAATGTTTTGATGAGGAAGCCAAAAGAGATTTTGCTAGTGGATATAATCCACTGAGATTTGAGGGAGTAATTTTTACTAATAGTATTGAGGACTCCTCTAAGATAAACAAAATTCAATCCGGTGCAGTTATCATTTCTGCCAGCGGTATGTGTGAGGCAGGAAGAATTAAACATCACCTTAAACATAATCTATGGAGAAAAGAATGTTCTATAGTATTTGTAGGTTATCAAGCAGAGGGTACTCTTGGAGGGAATATTTTAAGTGGCGCTAAAAAGGTAAAAATTTTTGGAGAGGAAATAGCAGTAAATGCTTCTATATACGATATTGAAGAATTATCAGGACATGCGGATAGAAATGGTCTCATTAAATGGATGGAAAGTTTCAGTAAAAAACCGGAAGAGATATTTTTGGTACATGGTGAAAAAGAAGCTGCAGAAAGTTTTTCGAATTTTGCAAAGGAAAAAGGGTATAATACAAAGATAATGAAATCTGGTGATATTATTCACATAAATGAAGGAATAAGCAGAAAAAAAATTAATAGTAACTCTAATCTAAAAAATCAGTTAATAAAATTATTGGATTCTATAGATAATATAGATGAAATAAATAAGGAACTTCTAATAGGTAAAATAAAAGATGTCATAAAGAAATTTAGATAA
- the recJ gene encoding single-stranded-DNA-specific exonuclease RecJ produces MTRWMLKRTSADIKYIAREANITTTTAKILANRGISRIVDIEKFLNVEEKDMYNPLFMKDMDKGTDIIRESILQGEKIVIYGDYDADGVTSTVIMYKALKRCGANVEYHIPDREAEGYGLNKDRIKRLKEQGFDTILTCDNGISALEEIELAKELNFKVVITDHHELPFVEDEQGNKEYVVPKADAIINPKQKDCDYPFKLLCGAGIAFKFAKALFKKMRIDESEAYNYIELACIGTICDVVDLVDENRIIAKLGLKSLSNSSNMGINALLETLEVKDKKVASYTVGFLIGPCINATGRLETADISVQLLMTEDKNEAVSLSRELVALNKKRQEMTIKCVDEIINNIENSDMQYEKVLVVYNEKVHESIAGIVAGKVREKFNLPTIVITSGKEMPKGSGRSIEEYNLFEELIKCKDLLHKFGGHPMAAGLSIKEENIEILRQRLNDNCTLTEEDIIPKLRLEKQVPLEEINENLVQEINRLEPFGKGNASPLLGEKNVIVNNIQLLGKEIKNTLKFQAISRNHKKRITGICFGKVEEFQKMLMDSYNISLEQVLSSNDGIKLDLVYVPFINVFRDKKYLQMRVVDFRASKC; encoded by the coding sequence ATGACGAGATGGATGCTTAAAAGAACCAGTGCAGATATTAAATATATAGCCAGGGAAGCGAATATAACTACTACTACAGCTAAGATATTGGCAAATAGAGGCATCAGTAGAATAGTTGATATAGAGAAATTTTTAAATGTTGAAGAGAAGGATATGTACAATCCATTATTTATGAAAGATATGGATAAGGGCACAGATATAATAAGAGAAAGTATTTTACAGGGGGAAAAAATAGTTATTTATGGTGATTACGATGCTGATGGTGTAACTAGCACTGTAATAATGTATAAGGCATTAAAAAGATGCGGTGCCAATGTAGAATATCATATACCAGATAGAGAAGCAGAAGGTTATGGTCTCAATAAGGATAGAATAAAGAGGCTTAAAGAACAGGGCTTTGACACCATATTAACCTGTGATAATGGAATTTCTGCCCTTGAAGAAATTGAATTGGCAAAGGAATTAAATTTCAAGGTAGTAATAACAGATCACCATGAACTGCCTTTCGTTGAGGATGAGCAGGGGAATAAGGAGTATGTGGTTCCAAAAGCAGATGCCATAATAAACCCGAAGCAGAAGGATTGTGATTATCCTTTTAAATTGCTGTGTGGTGCTGGTATAGCCTTTAAATTTGCAAAGGCATTGTTTAAAAAGATGAGAATAGATGAAAGTGAAGCTTATAATTATATAGAACTTGCCTGCATTGGAACTATATGCGATGTAGTTGACCTGGTAGATGAAAATAGAATTATTGCAAAACTTGGACTAAAGAGTTTAAGTAACAGCAGTAATATGGGTATAAATGCTCTTTTAGAAACTTTGGAAGTTAAAGACAAAAAAGTTGCTTCTTACACAGTGGGCTTTTTAATAGGTCCCTGCATCAATGCTACAGGTCGTTTGGAAACTGCGGATATATCTGTTCAGCTACTGATGACAGAAGATAAAAATGAAGCAGTTTCTCTTTCAAGAGAATTGGTTGCGCTAAATAAAAAAAGACAGGAAATGACCATAAAATGCGTAGATGAAATAATAAATAATATAGAAAATTCAGATATGCAATATGAAAAAGTTCTAGTAGTTTATAATGAAAAAGTTCATGAGAGTATAGCTGGAATAGTAGCAGGGAAAGTACGGGAAAAATTTAATTTACCTACTATAGTAATTACCAGTGGAAAAGAAATGCCAAAGGGTTCAGGCAGGTCTATTGAAGAATATAATTTATTTGAAGAGCTTATAAAGTGCAAGGATTTACTACATAAATTTGGGGGACATCCCATGGCTGCGGGATTGTCTATTAAAGAGGAAAATATAGAGATATTGAGGCAGAGATTAAATGATAATTGTACTTTAACTGAAGAGGATATAATACCTAAATTGAGATTGGAAAAGCAGGTTCCACTAGAAGAGATAAATGAAAATTTAGTTCAGGAGATAAACAGATTAGAGCCTTTTGGCAAGGGTAATGCATCTCCTTTATTAGGAGAAAAAAATGTGATTGTAAATAATATACAGCTGCTTGGAAAAGAAATTAAGAATACATTAAAGTTTCAAGCTATCTCAAGGAATCATAAAAAGAGGATAACTGGCATATGTTTTGGAAAGGTAGAAGAATTTCAAAAAATGCTTATGGATTCTTACAATATTTCCTTGGAACAGGTTTTATCCAGTAATGATGGTATAAAATTGGATTTGGTTTATGTACCCTTTATAAACGTATTTAGAGATAAAAAGTATTTGCAGATGAGAGTTGTGGATTTTAGAGCTTCAAAGTGCTAA
- a CDS encoding undecaprenyldiphospho-muramoylpentapeptide beta-N-acetylglucosaminyltransferase, whose translation MEKHKIIMTGGGSAGHVTPNLALIPKLLALGYEVQYIGTKNGIEKDIIKGQNIKYHVISSGKLRRYFDIKNFSDPFRVLAGVIQAIGIMKKERPNIVFSKGGFVTVPVVIAAHFCKVPVIAHESDITPGLANRLATPYCTKVCVTFPESIKNIKGNKGVLTGTPIRKELLEGSKIKGFTLCKFSDVNKPVLFIIGGSLGSKIINDTIRKCINNILPKYNVIHICGKGNLDKSLEGKRGYRQFEYVSEGLPDLMNAADLVISRAGANVIFELLALKKPNILIPLSRKSSRGDQILNAESFRKHGYSIVIEEETLNDKLLMDKLEELYRDKLKYIKAMNESPVKNGVNNIISIIEKYSKRA comes from the coding sequence TTGGAGAAACATAAAATAATTATGACTGGGGGAGGTTCGGCTGGTCATGTTACTCCTAATTTAGCTTTAATACCAAAGCTTTTAGCCTTAGGTTATGAGGTTCAGTATATAGGAACTAAGAATGGTATAGAGAAGGACATAATAAAAGGACAGAATATAAAATATCACGTTATATCCAGTGGTAAACTTAGAAGATATTTTGATATAAAAAATTTTTCTGATCCTTTTAGAGTTTTAGCCGGTGTAATTCAGGCCATAGGTATAATGAAAAAGGAAAGGCCAAACATAGTATTCTCAAAGGGTGGTTTTGTAACAGTACCAGTAGTAATAGCAGCTCATTTTTGTAAAGTGCCTGTAATAGCCCATGAATCTGATATCACTCCAGGTCTTGCCAATAGACTGGCAACTCCCTATTGTACCAAGGTATGTGTTACATTTCCAGAATCAATAAAAAACATAAAGGGAAATAAAGGAGTGCTTACAGGAACACCTATAAGAAAAGAACTGCTGGAAGGCAGTAAAATTAAAGGATTTACATTATGTAAATTTTCTGATGTAAATAAACCTGTATTATTTATTATTGGAGGAAGTCTTGGATCAAAGATAATAAACGATACTATAAGGAAATGCATTAATAATATTCTGCCAAAATACAATGTAATCCATATCTGTGGTAAGGGGAATTTAGATAAATCACTAGAGGGCAAAAGAGGATACAGGCAGTTTGAATATGTAAGTGAGGGACTTCCAGATCTAATGAATGCAGCGGATTTAGTAATATCAAGAGCTGGTGCTAATGTTATTTTTGAGCTTTTGGCTCTTAAAAAACCTAATATATTGATTCCACTTTCAAGAAAATCAAGCAGAGGGGATCAAATTTTAAATGCGGAATCATTTAGAAAGCATGGCTACAGTATAGTTATTGAGGAAGAAACACTAAATGATAAATTACTTATGGATAAACTAGAGGAACTTTACAGAGATAAACTAAAGTATATTAAAGCTATGAATGAAAGCCCTGTAAAGAATGGAGTTAACAATATAATCAGCATAATAGAAAAATATTCTAAAAGGGCTTAA
- a CDS encoding M16 family metallopeptidase, translated as MKNCKLENGIDLVYEHRTGKLTSFCIGFNAGALMEDKEEMGIAHVVEHMLFKGTDTRNEFEINRLCDDIFGFNNAMTNFPYAIYYGTTLSEDFYRGFDIYSNIVKDPSFPEKGFKEEIDVICEELKEWKEDNFQFCEDELLYNAFKHRRIKYCIIGDENHIRSFSLDKVKDFYNRYYNPDNCVISVVSSLKYEEVLDIVQNLMVHWNNDKTIVRNILYEKNSPGIFVKKKAGIEGAKIQFCFPIDKAEEREIAALNIFNNKFGRGTSSILYDDIRTKKGLAYDVFSSIKNEKGIKLFTIAMGTSISNVNRAVEIINEHLDKIDSLNSLFSRDSIDTIIKSIKLKEELQLEKSIELCKTLTTNKIMHNKFDLFSSVYDKYRNIDSREITAAAKKLLKNPTIQILT; from the coding sequence ATGAAAAACTGCAAACTTGAAAATGGAATAGATCTAGTCTATGAACATAGAACAGGTAAACTTACATCTTTCTGTATAGGCTTTAATGCAGGAGCTCTTATGGAAGATAAAGAGGAGATGGGAATAGCCCATGTGGTAGAACATATGCTGTTTAAAGGCACAGATACTAGAAATGAATTTGAAATAAATAGACTATGTGATGATATATTTGGATTCAATAATGCCATGACTAATTTTCCCTATGCAATTTATTATGGAACTACTCTCTCAGAAGATTTTTATAGGGGATTTGACATATATTCCAACATAGTAAAAGACCCCTCTTTCCCAGAAAAAGGCTTTAAAGAAGAGATAGATGTAATATGTGAAGAATTAAAGGAATGGAAAGAGGACAATTTTCAATTTTGTGAAGATGAATTGCTGTATAATGCCTTTAAGCACAGAAGAATAAAGTACTGTATAATAGGAGATGAAAATCATATAAGAAGTTTTTCACTAGATAAAGTAAAAGATTTTTATAATAGATATTATAATCCTGATAATTGTGTTATAAGCGTGGTTTCTTCTCTCAAGTATGAAGAGGTATTAGATATAGTTCAAAATCTTATGGTCCATTGGAATAATGATAAAACTATTGTGAGGAATATATTATATGAAAAAAATTCTCCTGGTATATTTGTAAAAAAGAAAGCTGGAATTGAAGGTGCTAAAATACAGTTTTGTTTTCCAATAGATAAAGCAGAGGAAAGGGAAATAGCAGCTTTAAATATATTCAACAATAAATTTGGAAGAGGAACCAGCAGTATTTTATATGATGACATAAGAACTAAAAAGGGGCTGGCCTACGATGTGTTCAGCAGTATAAAAAATGAAAAGGGCATTAAACTCTTTACTATAGCAATGGGTACTTCTATATCTAATGTAAATAGAGCTGTAGAAATAATAAATGAACATTTAGATAAAATAGACAGTCTTAATTCTCTATTTTCCAGAGATTCAATAGATACAATAATTAAAAGTATAAAATTAAAAGAGGAACTACAATTGGAGAAATCCATAGAACTTTGTAAAACTCTAACTACCAATAAAATAATGCATAATAAATTTGATTTATTCAGTTCAGTTTATGATAAATATAGGAATATAGATTCCAGGGAAATTACAGCTGCAGCCAAAAAATTGCTAAAAAACCCTACAATTCAGATATTGACTTAG
- a CDS encoding DJ-1 family glyoxalase III: MTDVLLFIAEGFEEIEALTVVDILRRANIKCDTCSLQGNYVKGAHGIEVKADKSIEKIDKNQYGAVVLPGGMPGAKNLKENKKVIEIVQSFYNDNKIVSAICAAPVVLKEANVHRGNKITSYPSFKEELLEAEYLESIVAEDKNLITSRGPATAIYFGLKLAEKIAGKDAADKLREEMLLNFVEKNR, from the coding sequence ATGACTGATGTTTTATTATTTATTGCAGAGGGATTTGAAGAAATAGAAGCTCTTACGGTAGTGGATATACTGAGAAGAGCAAATATTAAATGTGATACTTGTTCACTTCAGGGGAACTACGTTAAAGGAGCTCATGGAATTGAAGTAAAAGCCGATAAATCAATAGAAAAAATTGATAAAAATCAATACGGAGCAGTAGTTCTTCCTGGTGGTATGCCTGGAGCAAAAAATCTAAAGGAAAATAAAAAGGTTATAGAAATAGTACAAAGCTTTTATAATGATAATAAAATTGTATCTGCAATCTGTGCAGCTCCAGTCGTTTTAAAAGAAGCTAATGTGCACAGAGGAAATAAAATAACATCTTATCCTTCTTTTAAAGAAGAATTGTTGGAGGCTGAATATTTGGAAAGCATAGTGGCGGAAGATAAAAATCTGATTACCAGCAGAGGACCTGCTACTGCCATATATTTTGGATTAAAGCTGGCAGAAAAAATAGCAGGAAAAGATGCAGCAGATAAATTAAGAGAAGAAATGTTATTAAATTTTGTGGAGAAAAATAGATAA
- the hydE gene encoding [FeFe] hydrogenase H-cluster radical SAM maturase HydE: MVNILELINKAERTNELTKAEIVEILKDNSHNEELFRCADRIRKKYMGDEVHLRGLIEFSNICKRNCLYCGLRSGNKNIKRYRLMPDEIIELARKGAEYGYKTFVLQSGEDEFYTVDKMKYIISNIKKLDAAVTVSIGEKSYEEYKAYREAGADRYLIRIETTDKELYEAMDPLMSHENRKRCLRDLKKLGYEVGSGCLVGLPNQTIESLAEDILFFKEIGADMIGIGPFIPNQDTPLKDAAGGEFYLSLKVMALTRILLKDINIPATTAMESLDKNGRIIALQSGANVVMPNITEGEYRELYALYPGKICVNDTPAHCRSCITGKITAIGRTIGRNKGFRNRGREKEVYI; encoded by the coding sequence ATGGTTAATATTTTGGAATTAATAAATAAAGCAGAACGTACAAATGAATTAACAAAAGCTGAAATAGTAGAGATTCTTAAGGATAATTCACATAATGAAGAACTATTTCGCTGTGCAGATAGAATAAGAAAGAAATATATGGGGGATGAGGTCCATTTACGAGGGCTTATAGAATTTTCAAATATATGTAAGAGAAATTGTCTCTACTGTGGCTTAAGATCCGGAAATAAAAATATAAAGAGATACAGGTTGATGCCAGATGAAATAATTGAACTGGCAAGAAAAGGGGCAGAATATGGATATAAGACCTTTGTACTTCAATCTGGTGAAGATGAATTCTATACAGTGGATAAGATGAAATATATTATAAGCAACATAAAAAAACTTGATGCAGCAGTAACAGTAAGTATAGGAGAAAAATCTTATGAAGAATATAAAGCCTACAGGGAAGCTGGTGCAGATAGATATCTTATAAGAATTGAAACTACGGATAAAGAATTATATGAAGCTATGGATCCTCTTATGAGCCATGAAAACAGAAAAAGATGTCTTAGGGATTTAAAGAAATTGGGATATGAAGTGGGAAGCGGCTGTCTTGTGGGACTGCCTAATCAGACCATTGAATCTCTGGCAGAGGATATACTGTTTTTTAAAGAGATAGGAGCGGATATGATTGGAATTGGACCTTTTATTCCAAATCAGGACACACCTTTAAAGGATGCCGCCGGGGGAGAATTCTATTTAAGCCTTAAAGTTATGGCCTTAACTAGAATTTTATTAAAGGATATAAATATACCTGCTACTACAGCTATGGAGTCTCTAGATAAAAATGGCAGGATAATAGCCCTTCAAAGTGGAGCAAATGTAGTAATGCCCAATATTACAGAGGGAGAATATAGAGAATTATATGCACTTTATCCAGGAAAAATCTGCGTCAATGACACACCAGCGCACTGCAGATCCTGCATTACGGGAAAAATAACAGCTATAGGAAGAACTATAGGCAGAAACAAGGGCTTTAGAAATAGAGGACGTGAGAAAGAAGTTTATATTTAA